The following are encoded together in the Pedobacter sp. D749 genome:
- a CDS encoding MFS transporter — protein sequence MHSNTAQIKYIKERHQGLATLLAFALIPLSGFATDIYIPSLPTMSGEMQVSSVQVQLTLSIFLISYGVSQLFIGSVLDSFGRYKICLYALLIFAAASIVIATTHNIYLIYVMRIIHGLTVGAIVVAKRAYFVDLFEGDQLKHYLSLFSIIWSTGPIVAPFIGGYLQTAFGWESNFYFLAGFALVFAVLELLFSGETLKHFTAFQLKKITGIYIEMIKTTSFTLGIVMLGLAYCMVMVYNMTGPFIIEHHFNFSPVIAGYSSLFLGFAWMVGGFIGKATINRPFFKRLMINSLFQVAFVVLMIVSLNFVSNIWSLIFFAFLIHVGAGFTFNNYFTFCLSKFPKNAGIAGGLTGGITYVIVSFLSYGIVNLIPAKDERNLSYSYLIMILISVLVMFIILRIRKKDEV from the coding sequence ATGCATTCAAATACAGCACAAATAAAATACATTAAGGAACGTCACCAAGGTTTAGCTACTCTACTGGCCTTTGCCTTAATTCCATTGTCAGGTTTTGCTACCGATATTTACATTCCCTCGTTACCAACTATGTCAGGCGAAATGCAGGTAAGCAGTGTTCAGGTTCAACTTACATTAAGTATCTTTTTAATTAGCTATGGTGTTTCGCAACTTTTTATCGGGAGCGTGCTCGATAGCTTTGGCAGGTATAAGATCTGCCTGTATGCGTTATTGATTTTTGCAGCAGCAAGTATCGTTATTGCCACAACCCATAACATTTACCTGATTTATGTAATGCGCATCATCCATGGACTTACTGTAGGCGCAATTGTGGTAGCGAAAAGGGCATACTTTGTCGATCTCTTCGAAGGCGACCAGTTAAAACACTACCTCAGTCTGTTTTCCATCATCTGGTCTACCGGACCAATTGTAGCACCTTTTATTGGTGGTTACTTGCAAACAGCATTTGGCTGGGAATCTAATTTCTATTTCTTAGCTGGTTTTGCACTTGTTTTTGCGGTTCTGGAGTTGTTGTTTAGTGGCGAAACACTAAAGCATTTTACCGCTTTTCAACTAAAAAAAATCACCGGTATTTATATCGAAATGATCAAAACAACAAGTTTTACACTGGGTATCGTGATGTTGGGCTTAGCCTATTGTATGGTGATGGTTTACAACATGACCGGTCCGTTTATTATTGAGCACCACTTTAATTTTTCACCGGTTATTGCAGGTTATAGTTCCTTATTTTTAGGTTTTGCGTGGATGGTTGGCGGCTTTATTGGCAAGGCCACCATTAACAGGCCCTTCTTTAAACGATTAATGATCAATTCGCTGTTTCAGGTAGCTTTTGTAGTCCTGATGATTGTAAGCTTAAATTTTGTTTCTAATATCTGGTCGTTAATTTTCTTTGCTTTTTTGATCCATGTCGGAGCAGGCTTTACCTTTAATAATTACTTTACCTTCTGTCTGAGCAAATTCCCAAAAAACGCGGGCATTGCAGGCGGCTTAACAGGAGGGATTACCTATGTGATTGTTTCTTTTTTGAGTTATGGCATCGTAAACCTGATTCCTGCCAAAGATGAACGTAACCTAAGCTATAGTTATCTGATCATGATCCTAATATCGGTTTTAGTGATGTTTATCATTTTAAGGATTCGTAAAAAAGATGAAGTGTAA
- a CDS encoding amino acid permease → MFEKLFRKKSISKILKDAANGYGDHENTLHKTLGVRDLTAFGIAAIIGAGIFSTIGKASADGGPAVIFLFIFTAVACSFAAFAYAEFASMVPVSGSAYTYSYVAFGELVAWIIGWSLIMEYSIGNITVAISWSDYFTGLLSTIKIPPLGIDGIHVPDWMTMDYLSAYNGHQHAEALLAAGKNLADLDLATALANNAWLTAPKIGSFHIVADIPALGIIILITWLIYRGMKESRNASNAMVVVKLAVILLVLAVGIFYVDTKNWDPFAPNGVAGVLKGVSAVFFAYIGFDAISTTAEECKNPQRDLPRGMMWAIIICTILYVAIALVLTGIVKSDTLAVGDPLAFVFDQINLKLMSGIIAVSAVFAMASVLLVFQMGQPRIWMSMSRDGLLPKSFSKIHPKYKTPSFATIVVGFVVAVPSLFMNLTIVTDLCSIGTLFAFVLVCAGVLVLQNRPDVQRGKFKIPYVNSKFIIPIALIATIIFAFTKYGKETKAFFLNSPKTIQTVTFVTSLSGDELKIVKEEIVKNAAPQILLTEKVDAESYLSALPADRYEQFISASKIPVEKKYESGWGLFKHKIPMWIFLIICVVITYYCITKNLSLIPVLGLISCLYMMCELGISNWIGFGIWLVVGLVVYFAYGYRHSKLANPEV, encoded by the coding sequence ATGTTCGAAAAGCTATTCAGAAAGAAATCTATTTCCAAGATATTAAAAGATGCGGCAAACGGCTATGGCGACCACGAAAATACATTACATAAAACACTCGGTGTACGCGATTTAACAGCTTTTGGAATTGCAGCAATTATTGGGGCAGGAATTTTTAGTACGATTGGCAAAGCAAGTGCAGACGGCGGTCCGGCGGTAATCTTTTTATTTATTTTTACAGCGGTAGCCTGTAGTTTTGCAGCTTTTGCTTACGCAGAGTTTGCTTCAATGGTACCAGTTTCTGGTAGTGCTTATACCTATTCTTATGTGGCATTTGGCGAATTGGTGGCCTGGATTATCGGATGGTCGCTCATTATGGAGTATTCCATCGGTAATATTACAGTGGCGATATCCTGGTCTGATTACTTTACCGGACTACTCTCCACGATCAAAATACCTCCCCTCGGCATAGATGGCATCCATGTACCCGATTGGATGACAATGGACTATTTAAGCGCTTATAACGGACATCAACATGCTGAAGCACTATTGGCCGCTGGCAAAAACCTGGCAGATTTAGATTTGGCTACAGCTTTAGCGAATAATGCATGGCTTACCGCTCCAAAAATCGGCAGTTTTCACATCGTTGCAGATATCCCTGCCTTAGGCATCATCATTTTAATTACCTGGTTAATTTATCGTGGCATGAAAGAGAGTCGCAATGCCAGCAACGCCATGGTGGTGGTTAAACTTGCGGTAATTCTTTTGGTATTGGCGGTGGGTATATTTTATGTAGATACAAAAAACTGGGATCCATTTGCGCCTAATGGTGTTGCAGGAGTTCTAAAGGGCGTTTCGGCAGTATTTTTTGCTTATATCGGTTTCGATGCCATTTCTACAACTGCCGAAGAATGTAAAAACCCACAACGCGATTTACCCCGTGGAATGATGTGGGCCATTATTATCTGTACCATCCTTTATGTGGCTATTGCACTGGTTTTAACCGGCATTGTTAAATCAGACACCTTAGCCGTTGGCGATCCCTTAGCATTTGTTTTTGATCAGATTAACTTAAAATTAATGAGCGGTATTATTGCCGTAAGTGCGGTATTTGCCATGGCAAGTGTACTTTTGGTTTTTCAGATGGGTCAACCACGGATCTGGATGAGCATGAGCAGAGACGGGTTATTACCAAAATCTTTTTCTAAAATTCACCCGAAATACAAAACACCTTCATTTGCAACAATTGTGGTAGGTTTTGTAGTTGCTGTACCATCATTGTTTATGAATCTGACCATCGTTACCGATCTTTGCTCTATCGGAACACTTTTCGCTTTTGTATTGGTTTGTGCAGGGGTTTTAGTATTACAGAACAGGCCTGATGTTCAGCGTGGAAAATTCAAAATACCTTATGTAAACAGTAAGTTTATTATTCCAATCGCCTTAATTGCGACCATTATTTTTGCTTTCACAAAGTATGGGAAAGAAACTAAGGCATTCTTTTTAAATTCGCCTAAAACCATCCAAACCGTAACTTTTGTTACTTCGCTAAGTGGCGATGAACTAAAAATCGTTAAAGAGGAAATTGTTAAAAATGCTGCGCCACAAATTTTATTGACAGAAAAAGTAGATGCAGAATCTTATTTGAGTGCGTTACCTGCTGATCGTTACGAGCAGTTTATTTCAGCCTCAAAAATACCTGTAGAGAAAAAATACGAAAGTGGCTGGGGTTTATTTAAGCACAAAATCCCAATGTGGATTTTCTTGATTATTTGTGTGGTCATCACCTACTATTGCATTACCAAAAACCTATCATTAATTCCTGTTTTGGGATTGATTAGTTGCTTATATATGATGTGCGAACTTGGAATTTCAAACTGGATCGGTTTCGGCATCTGGCTGGTAGTCGGTTTGGTGGTTTATTTCGCCTATGGTTACAGACACAGTAAACTGGCAAATCCGGAGGTTTAA
- a CDS encoding transposase, which translates to MKYNPLIHHRRSIRLKGYDYSKAGAYFITICCEDRIHRFGKVSGDEMILNQSGTIAYNEWINLAERFPNFELDVFQIMPNHMHGIIILSDVRATLAVAQEDDKIKRATARVAPTIAEIVGAYKSIVSNACLQLFKSHNKTMGKLWQRNYYEHIIRDERAYQNISNYIINNPGEWSEDKFHL; encoded by the coding sequence ATGAAATACAATCCTTTAATACATCATCGAAGATCGATCAGATTAAAGGGTTACGACTATTCAAAAGCAGGGGCATATTTCATCACGATCTGCTGTGAAGATAGAATCCATAGATTTGGAAAAGTTTCAGGTGATGAAATGATCTTAAATCAGTCTGGAACTATAGCTTATAACGAATGGATTAATTTAGCGGAGAGATTTCCGAATTTTGAACTTGATGTTTTTCAGATCATGCCGAATCATATGCATGGCATAATCATTTTATCTGATGTCAGGGCGACCCTTGCGGTCGCACAAGAAGACGATAAAATAAAAAGGGCGACCGCAAGGGTCGCCCCGACAATTGCTGAAATCGTAGGAGCTTACAAATCAATTGTTTCAAATGCATGTCTGCAGTTGTTCAAATCGCATAATAAAACAATGGGAAAGCTCTGGCAGCGTAATTATTACGAACACATCATTCGTGATGAAAGAGCATATCAGAACATTTCAAATTACATCATCAATAATCCCGGCGAATGGAGCGAGGATAAATTCCATTTATAA
- a CDS encoding KUP/HAK/KT family potassium transporter: MSNHKNVNALTAGGVLISLGIVFGDIGTSPLYTLNAIFTTILGGKQDINPTNVLGVLSCIIWTLTLQTTIKYVIITLRADNKGEGGIFSLFSLVRKKAKWLVVPAVIGGCALLADGIITPSITVTSAIEGLTSKFDVPVIPIVITILTILFIIQQFGTNMVGKLFGPVMFVWFAVLGILGVSFVIKDLSILKAFNPYYAIHLLVTNKLAFLILGGVFLCTTGAEALYSDLGHCGRNNIRISWIFVKLTLILNYLGQGVWILQNSGSYVPGAKMNPFFQIVPDQFQIPMVILATMAAVIASQALISGSFTLIAEAVRLNLWPKIKIVYPSVSKGQLYVPSINWMLWIGCCGIVFLFRKAERMDAAYGLSITIAMLMTTILVSFYLRSRRFPRYLIALFFFTYVIIEGTFLISNLTKFLHGGWVTVLIGSFLFTVMWSWFVARKIKNRFVKYVEIEDYYEILTELSSDESVPKYSSQLVYLTSANFKTEIESKIIYSIIQKEPKRADVYWLVHVDVMDEPYTLDYKVEFLIPGKLIRIDFRLGFRIEQRVNLLYRKVVEELVKNGEIDITSQYTSLNKHKIAGDFRFVLLEKHLSKFTKLSFYERQIMDYYFILKKLSLSEERSFGLDSSYVDVEKVPLIFVTPDDIELHRLPV, from the coding sequence GTGTCAAATCATAAAAATGTCAATGCGTTAACCGCCGGCGGTGTTCTAATTAGTTTAGGAATTGTATTTGGTGACATTGGTACATCACCCTTGTATACCTTAAATGCAATTTTTACAACGATTTTAGGGGGAAAGCAAGATATTAATCCAACAAACGTTTTAGGCGTTTTATCTTGTATCATCTGGACATTAACCTTACAAACCACCATTAAGTATGTTATTATTACCCTTAGGGCAGATAATAAAGGTGAAGGCGGTATTTTCTCTTTATTTTCCCTGGTGCGCAAAAAGGCTAAATGGCTGGTGGTACCAGCCGTTATAGGTGGTTGTGCACTACTTGCAGATGGTATTATCACGCCCAGTATTACGGTAACATCAGCTATTGAAGGGCTTACCAGTAAATTTGATGTGCCGGTTATTCCAATTGTAATCACCATTTTAACCATCTTATTTATTATCCAGCAGTTCGGTACCAATATGGTAGGCAAGCTATTTGGTCCCGTAATGTTTGTTTGGTTTGCTGTATTAGGTATTTTGGGTGTATCTTTTGTCATTAAAGATTTAAGCATCCTTAAAGCATTTAACCCTTACTATGCCATTCATCTATTGGTGACCAACAAACTGGCATTTTTAATTCTGGGCGGTGTGTTTTTATGTACAACCGGGGCAGAGGCTTTATATTCTGACTTAGGTCACTGCGGTAGAAATAACATTAGAATCAGTTGGATCTTTGTAAAACTGACCCTTATTCTAAACTATTTGGGACAGGGTGTTTGGATTTTGCAGAACAGTGGCAGTTATGTGCCGGGAGCTAAAATGAACCCATTTTTCCAGATCGTTCCAGATCAGTTTCAAATTCCAATGGTTATACTCGCTACTATGGCAGCAGTAATTGCCAGTCAGGCTTTAATTAGTGGGTCGTTTACTTTAATTGCTGAGGCAGTACGCTTAAACCTTTGGCCAAAAATTAAAATCGTCTATCCATCAGTTTCTAAAGGCCAGTTATATGTTCCTTCTATTAACTGGATGTTATGGATTGGTTGCTGTGGTATTGTATTCTTGTTTCGGAAAGCAGAGAGAATGGACGCGGCATATGGTTTATCTATAACCATAGCCATGTTAATGACCACCATCCTGGTGAGTTTTTATTTAAGAAGCAGACGTTTTCCGAGGTATCTGATCGCGTTATTCTTTTTTACCTATGTCATTATTGAGGGTACATTTTTGATCAGTAATTTAACTAAATTCTTACATGGCGGTTGGGTAACCGTATTAATCGGTTCCTTCTTATTTACGGTGATGTGGAGTTGGTTTGTAGCCCGGAAAATCAAAAATCGATTTGTTAAATATGTCGAAATTGAAGATTATTATGAGATTTTAACTGAACTGAGCAGCGATGAATCGGTTCCGAAATACTCTTCTCAGCTGGTTTATTTAACCAGTGCCAACTTTAAAACGGAGATCGAATCCAAAATTATCTATTCCATTATTCAAAAAGAGCCAAAACGTGCTGACGTATATTGGCTGGTACATGTTGACGTAATGGATGAGCCATATACTTTAGATTATAAAGTTGAATTCTTAATTCCCGGTAAATTAATCAGGATCGACTTTAGGTTAGGATTCAGGATTGAGCAACGTGTAAATTTACTATACCGTAAGGTGGTAGAAGAATTAGTGAAAAATGGTGAGATCGATATTACCAGCCAGTACACCTCATTAAACAAGCATAAAATTGCAGGCGATTTCAGGTTTGTACTGTTGGAAAAACATTTATCTAAGTTTACCAAGTTAAGTTTCTACGAGAGACAGATTATGGATTACTATTTTATCCTTAAAAAACTGAGTTTGTCTGAGGAACGAAGTTTTGGTTTGGATAGCAGTTATGTGGATGTAGAGAAGGTACCGTTGATTTTCGTTACACCTGATGATATTGAATTACACAGACTCCCGGTTTAA
- a CDS encoding T9SS type A sorting domain-containing protein, translating to MKLYTRITLLTKLACTLCIVLLCSLNSWSQQSDSIHISLKNRTKKISRIPEIKANITPYKPFYMTIGGSGMFNTSSTVPKTATVVAKDKLLSILKIYPNPVEDQLNIILSIGKDGTQTTIKIIDLLGNEVATLLNERLNAGEHNKNFVVPNRINPGIYFLRVIAGSESQVKRISVL from the coding sequence ATGAAACTCTACACTAGGATAACGTTACTCACAAAACTCGCCTGCACATTGTGCATTGTTTTGTTATGCAGCTTAAATTCCTGGTCACAACAGAGTGATAGCATTCACATCAGCTTAAAAAACAGAACAAAAAAAATAAGCCGAATTCCTGAAATCAAAGCCAATATTACCCCCTACAAGCCGTTTTACATGACAATTGGTGGTTCAGGAATGTTCAATACTTCTTCTACAGTTCCTAAAACTGCAACTGTTGTAGCAAAAGATAAATTGTTAAGTATTTTAAAAATATATCCTAATCCGGTAGAAGATCAGTTGAATATTATTTTATCTATTGGAAAAGATGGAACCCAAACAACGATCAAAATTATCGATTTATTGGGAAATGAAGTAGCAACACTTTTGAACGAACGTTTAAATGCCGGCGAGCATAATAAAAACTTTGTCGTTCCTAATAGAATTAACCCAGGCATCTACTTTTTAAGGGTTATTGCAGGCTCAGAAAGCCAGGTAAAACGGATCTCAGTTTTATAA
- a CDS encoding fumarylacetoacetate hydrolase family protein, giving the protein MKIIAIGRNYAEHAKELNNPVPTTPVIFLKPDTAVLKDNKPFYLPDFSDDIHYELEVVLKICKEGKHIAEKFATNYYDEVGLGIDFTARDIQSKHKEKGLPWELAKAFDHSAPISIFQPKSDYEDLYNLNFELKINGESRQIGHTKDLLFSFEKIISFVSQYITLKKGDLIFTGTPQGVGKINKGDKLEAWLEGKQLLNFDVK; this is encoded by the coding sequence ATGAAGATCATCGCCATTGGCCGAAATTATGCCGAACATGCAAAAGAGCTGAACAATCCAGTTCCAACCACACCAGTAATTTTCCTGAAACCTGATACAGCTGTTTTAAAAGATAATAAACCTTTTTACCTGCCCGATTTTTCTGATGATATTCATTACGAACTTGAAGTGGTATTAAAAATCTGCAAGGAAGGAAAACATATTGCCGAAAAGTTTGCAACTAATTATTATGATGAAGTGGGATTAGGAATCGATTTTACTGCACGAGATATCCAGAGCAAACATAAAGAGAAGGGATTACCCTGGGAGTTGGCCAAAGCTTTTGATCACTCTGCGCCGATCAGTATTTTTCAGCCTAAAAGTGATTATGAAGACCTTTACAATTTAAATTTTGAGTTAAAGATAAATGGCGAAAGCCGCCAGATTGGCCATACTAAAGATTTGTTATTCTCGTTCGAGAAGATAATCAGTTTTGTTTCTCAATATATAACTTTAAAAAAAGGAGACTTAATTTTTACCGGCACACCTCAGGGCGTTGGAAAAATCAATAAAGGCGATAAACTGGAAGCCTGGTTAGAAGGAAAACAACTTTTAAATTTTGATGTAAAGTAA
- a CDS encoding M23 family metallopeptidase, whose amino-acid sequence MIKKPIQYKFKFPISICLLFASTFVQAQQIYSTNKYPITDFRQPLDISPPALAGSFGEIRGNHFHSGIDFRTNQREGYPVYAVADGYISRLRVQNSGFGQALYINHPNGFTTVYGHLQRFAPKIATIVKNLEYEKKSFEIDEFPDATLIPVHKGEIIAWSGNRGSSGGPHLHFEIRDTKTEETINPQFFGIIIPDNIPPVIHGLYVYRLNGKTFNENTPKQAIGISGANGSYKTAAPISLTGEVGFGIVVTDRHNGLSGTNGVYSIQLEVDGKKVYTSALERFAFEDSKAINSHIDYPTYLNTKRSIQKSFVEPGNPLKIYSGLINNGRINFNDGAMHQLRYIITDSKGNSSVLPFTVNAGSAPIAAPVIPAGIIYPYNKVNEFNTDDIKVVFPQGTLYSDLNFTYKKLPKPTGNAWSALHQIHNRHTPLHIGFNISIKADNLPENLKNKALIVNSNGSSQGGFFENGYVKATPKNFGSFYIAIDTIPPRIIPVNISEGKNMAGLSKIFFKISDNLSGIKSFNGYIDGKWALMEFDTKTATLWHSFDERTASGKHTLELVVADMKENTRKYKVTFIR is encoded by the coding sequence ATGATTAAAAAACCGATCCAATATAAGTTTAAATTTCCCATTTCAATTTGCCTTTTATTTGCTTCAACCTTTGTTCAGGCGCAACAGATTTATAGTACGAATAAATACCCGATTACAGATTTCAGGCAACCTTTAGATATTAGCCCTCCTGCCCTGGCGGGTTCATTCGGCGAAATCAGAGGCAATCACTTTCATTCCGGAATCGATTTCAGAACCAATCAGCGCGAAGGTTATCCTGTTTATGCAGTAGCCGATGGTTATATTTCGAGGTTAAGGGTTCAAAACAGTGGTTTCGGACAGGCCTTGTACATTAATCACCCTAATGGGTTTACTACTGTTTACGGCCACTTACAGCGTTTCGCTCCAAAAATTGCTACGATTGTTAAAAATCTTGAATACGAAAAAAAATCGTTTGAGATTGATGAATTTCCGGATGCCACATTAATCCCGGTACATAAAGGCGAAATTATTGCCTGGTCTGGTAACCGTGGCAGTTCAGGCGGACCGCATTTGCATTTCGAAATCAGAGATACTAAAACTGAAGAAACCATAAATCCGCAATTTTTCGGGATCATCATTCCGGATAATATTCCGCCTGTTATACATGGATTGTACGTGTACCGTTTAAATGGCAAAACCTTTAACGAAAATACACCAAAACAGGCAATTGGCATTAGCGGAGCAAATGGTAGTTATAAAACCGCTGCCCCCATCAGTTTAACCGGTGAGGTTGGTTTCGGTATCGTAGTAACCGATCGGCATAATGGTTTATCGGGCACCAATGGTGTATATTCTATTCAGCTCGAAGTAGATGGCAAGAAAGTATATACTTCAGCACTTGAACGTTTTGCTTTCGAAGATAGTAAAGCAATAAATTCGCATATCGATTATCCTACCTACCTAAATACCAAAAGAAGTATCCAGAAAAGTTTTGTTGAGCCTGGCAACCCTTTAAAAATTTATAGCGGTTTAATCAATAATGGCAGAATTAATTTTAATGATGGCGCCATGCATCAGCTTCGCTACATCATTACCGATTCGAAAGGAAATTCATCTGTTTTGCCTTTCACGGTAAATGCGGGTTCAGCACCTATCGCAGCACCGGTTATTCCCGCTGGAATAATTTATCCATATAATAAGGTGAATGAATTTAATACCGACGATATTAAGGTAGTTTTCCCGCAAGGAACATTGTACAGCGATTTAAACTTCACTTATAAAAAACTACCCAAACCAACAGGAAATGCCTGGTCGGCCCTGCATCAGATTCACAATCGGCATACTCCATTACATATTGGTTTCAATATTTCGATTAAGGCTGATAATCTTCCGGAGAACTTAAAAAACAAAGCTTTGATTGTAAACTCAAACGGCTCATCGCAAGGCGGATTTTTCGAAAATGGTTATGTTAAGGCTACGCCAAAAAACTTTGGCAGCTTTTATATTGCAATCGATACCATTCCGCCGAGGATAATCCCAGTAAATATCTCGGAAGGGAAAAATATGGCCGGTTTATCTAAAATATTTTTTAAGATCAGCGATAACCTATCCGGGATAAAAAGTTTTAATGGCTATATTGATGGTAAGTGGGCTTTGATGGAATTCGATACCAAAACCGCAACCTTATGGCACAGTTTCGACGAAAGAACAGCTTCCGGAAAACATACACTTGAGCTGGTTGTGGCAGATATGAAAGAGAATACCCGAAAATACAAGGTAACATTTATTAGATAA
- the bcp gene encoding thioredoxin-dependent thiol peroxidase encodes MAELKEGDQAPAITSKDQNGTEVSLSDYKGKIVVLYFYPKDDTPGCTAEACDFRDNYQGLQAKGIVVLGVSVDDEKSHQKFVTKHNLPFTLLADTDQKIVNDYGVWAEKNMYGKKYMGTVRTTFIIDGDGKISHIIKKVDTKNSTQQVLNLINN; translated from the coding sequence ATGGCAGAGTTAAAAGAAGGTGATCAGGCACCGGCAATTACATCAAAAGATCAAAATGGAACTGAAGTTTCGCTAAGCGATTATAAAGGCAAAATAGTTGTACTTTATTTTTACCCAAAAGATGATACTCCTGGTTGTACCGCCGAAGCTTGCGATTTCAGAGATAACTACCAGGGGTTACAGGCCAAAGGCATTGTAGTTTTAGGCGTTAGCGTCGACGATGAAAAATCGCACCAAAAATTTGTAACCAAACACAATTTACCATTTACCCTGTTGGCCGATACCGATCAGAAAATTGTAAATGACTACGGAGTTTGGGCAGAAAAAAACATGTATGGCAAAAAATACATGGGCACGGTTCGAACCACCTTCATTATAGATGGCGATGGAAAAATTAGCCATATCATCAAAAAAGTTGACACAAAAAACTCAACACAACAAGTACTCAATTTAATCAATAACTAA
- a CDS encoding transketolase, with product MKHTIKELEDIASQIRRDIVRMVHGCQSGHPGASLGCADFFTALYFEVLNHKTDFTMEGAGEDLFFLSNGHISPVWYSTLAHAGYFDKSELATFRKLDSRLQGHPTTHEHLPGIRIASGSLGQGLSVAIGAALAKKLNGDKSHVFALLGDGELQEGQNWEAAMFAPFNKVDHLIASVDYNGQQIDGPTSKVLALDDLQAKFEAFGWHVINTDGNDMQAIVEGLHYAKTLTGKGKPIMNLMSTQMGAGVDYMVGSHKWHGTAPNDEQLATALAQLPETLGDY from the coding sequence ATGAAACATACAATTAAAGAGCTAGAAGATATTGCCTCTCAAATCAGAAGAGATATCGTAAGAATGGTTCATGGATGCCAATCTGGCCACCCAGGTGCTTCACTTGGATGCGCTGATTTTTTTACCGCTTTATATTTTGAAGTGTTGAACCACAAGACAGATTTCACGATGGAAGGCGCAGGTGAAGATTTATTCTTCCTTTCGAATGGACATATTTCTCCGGTTTGGTACAGTACATTGGCTCATGCTGGTTATTTCGATAAAAGCGAACTGGCAACTTTCCGTAAACTGGACTCTAGATTACAAGGTCACCCAACTACCCACGAGCATTTACCAGGTATCCGTATTGCTTCAGGCTCATTAGGCCAGGGCTTATCAGTTGCCATTGGTGCAGCGTTGGCTAAAAAGTTAAATGGCGACAAATCTCATGTTTTTGCCTTATTGGGTGATGGTGAATTACAGGAAGGACAAAACTGGGAAGCAGCAATGTTCGCCCCTTTCAATAAAGTTGACCATTTAATTGCATCGGTTGATTATAACGGACAGCAGATTGATGGCCCTACGAGTAAAGTTCTTGCCTTAGATGATTTACAAGCTAAATTCGAAGCTTTCGGATGGCACGTAATCAATACTGACGGTAATGATATGCAAGCTATAGTTGAAGGTTTACATTATGCTAAAACCTTAACCGGAAAAGGTAAACCAATCATGAATTTAATGAGCACACAGATGGGTGCCGGTGTAGATTATATGGTGGGTTCACACAAATGGCATGGTACTGCACCAAATGATGAGCAATTAGCAACTGCATTAGCGCAATTACCAGAAACTTTAGGGGATTACTAA